The following proteins are co-located in the Phragmites australis chromosome 10, lpPhrAust1.1, whole genome shotgun sequence genome:
- the LOC133931233 gene encoding uncharacterized protein LOC133931233, protein MQAERKRMAGLWEREVGRIPPERFVNTVMASQDFVRSLNIQKRLRKHRGCVNTISFNSDGSLLLSGSDDRSVTLWNWEEAVPTFAFHTGHSNNVLHAQFMHFSDDRSIVSCAADGEVRHSQIQEGGRVVTDELVELEFAVHKLAVEPGSPHTFYCCCEDSSVWLFDLRGKDAVELFKCEAADQFTGETIELFAIAIDPRKPCCFAVAGSDEYVRIYDTRKIYLDGNSSFGRPTEHFCPPHLIGENKDGITGLAFSQRSELLASYSYDNIYLFSREHGLHFNNIEVGERLLMDETEGVCHINTAPLPFCRDKLPIPKTFKGHRNVHTIKGVNFLGPNCDYVTSGSDCGHIFIWRKKDGELIRVMKGDKRIVNCVEQHPSGIVVASSGIENDIKIWEPGEGENPAIAHIDEVETDLWHSSSSDSDGFFYYNGYDYMMDSDSIDLYNENDEDDEDQDTSEDTSEDSSDEDGGNSTKEDADGDNSGKDMSDG, encoded by the exons ATGCAGGCGGAGAGGAAGCGGATGGCAGGGCTCTGGGAACGCGAGGTCGGCCGCATCCCGCCCGAGCGCTTCGTCAACACCGTCATGGCCTCCCAG GATTTTGTGCGTTCTCTCAACATACAGAAGCGGCTGCGGAAACACAGGGGCTGTGTCAACACCATAAGCTTCAACTCGGACGGGAGCTTGCTCCTCTCCGGCTCGGACGACCGGAGTGTCACGCTGTGGAATTGGGAGGAGGCGGTGCCGACCTTTGCTTTTCACACCGGGCACAGCAACAACGTGCTCCACGCGCAGTTCATGCACTTCTCGGATGACCGGAGCATCGTCTCATGCGCTGCTGATGGTGAG GTGAGGCATTCGCAGATACAGGAAGGGGGTCGCGTAGTTACCGACGAGCTTGTTGAGTTAGAGTTCGCAGTACACAAGTTGGCTGTCGAACCGGGAAGTCCTCACACGTTCTACTGCTGCTGTGAAGATAGCTCTGTGTGGCTT TTTGACCTCAGGGGGAAAGATGCCGTGGAACTCTTTAAATGTGAGGCTGCTGATCAGTTCACAGGTGAAACCATCGAGCTATTTGCTATCGCCATAGACCCAAGGAAGCCCTGTTGTTTTGCAGTTGCCGGATCTGATGAGTATGTGAGGATATATGATACCCGCAAGATTTATCTGGATGGGAACTCTAGTTTTGGTCGCCCAACTGAGCACTTCTGCCCACCGCATTTGATTGGTGAAAACAAAGATGGAATAACTGGTTTGGCTTTCTCACAGAGAAGCGAGCTATTAGCATCATATAGCTATGATAACATCTACCTTTTCTCGAGAGAGCATGGGTTACACTTCAACAATATTGAGGTAGGTGAACGACTCCTGATGGATGAAACAGAGGGAGTCTGCCACATAAATACAGCCCCGTTACCTTTTTGTAGAGATAAGTTGCCTATACCTAAGACTTTCAAGGGACACCGGAACGTACACACCATTAAGGGGGTTAACTTCCTTGGCCCAAACTGTGATTATGTTACCTCTGGATCAGACTGTGGCCATATATTTATATGGAGAAAGAAAGATGGGGAGCTTATTAGagtgatgaaaggagataagcGGATTGTAAACTGTGTCGAACAGCACCCTTCTGGGATTGTTGTTGCAAGCAGTGGCATTGAGAATGATATCAAGATTTGGGAACCTGGTGAAGGTGAAAACCCTGCCATCGCTCACATTGACGAG GTTGAGACAGATCTATGGCACTCCAGTAGCAGTGATTCTGATGGCTTTTTTTACTATAACGGTTATGATTATATGATGGACTCGGATAGTATTGATTTATATAATgaaaatgatgaggatgatgaagatcaaGATACATCAGAGGATACATCAGAGGATTCATCAGACGAAGATGGTGGTAACAGTACCAAAGAAGACGCTGATGGTGATAACAGTGGCAAAGACATGAGCGATGGCTGA